From Bdellovibrio sp. KM01:
TAAACCTTCCCAGCGATCCAATTTGTCGTGGAAACTTTGCGCATCCCAAACAGTCGCCAAATCCTTAGAACGAGATTTTTGTGAGATATAATAAATCAAAGCATCCACATTGGCAGGGCTTCCGTGGCGCATACGCAAGTGTGGCAATGGATTTTTCGCCCAGGGAAAACGTCCATGGACCGAAACCATGTTTAAACGACGGAACAAGTAATAACGAGGCAAGGGACGTTTCAAAGTTCTTTGGCGAACGAAAGCATTCATCGACTTCGCTTCGTTTAAGCTCATCACCGTAAAGAAATACTTCGCATCCAACACTGAGGAGACTTCATTCATTACCGGCAAAAAGTGCTGACCCCATTCCAAGATCGCTTTACGATTCGAAGAAATACGTAAGTCACGGCCAAAGGCCACCGTGCGAACTTTATTGTCCAGCAAAACATCACGAACCACAAAGCTCGCCATGCCTTCCAGTTTCCCTTCGTCTTTCAACATATAAGTTAAAGACTTTTCCCCGTGGATTTCATAGGGCTGAAAAAAATTACCATCACGATCAATTTTGATCTGCAAGGGACCATCTAGGGGAAAGCTTTTATAATATTCAACTAACGCAGCCGAATCATCAGGCGAGGCAATCTCAAGTTTCATTAAGTCTTTTTCCAAAGGACTTCAGATTGTCCCATTTTAAGGTTGGCCCAACGAGCAGCAACGAACAAGAAATCGCTCAAGCGATTTAAATACTGCAAACACATGGAATAGCGTTCATCTTTCACGGCGATTTCAGCAGATCTGCGCTCGCTGCGACGGCAACAAGTGCGTGCCACATGTAAGTGTGATGCGGCAATGTGACCCGCTGGCAAAATGAAATTGCGCAGTTCAGGTAGCTCCGCCGTCAATTCATCAATTTTTATTTCCACCACGCGGATTTGCTCTGCCGTGATCGGTGGCAGCATCTGAAAAACTTCGTCTTTTTCAGTCGCAAGCAAGCTTCCGATATTGAACAGCTCGTTTTGTATTTTCTCAAGAATTTCATCCAAAGCGAGCAGGGTGGGATAGGCATACAAAGTAGAACGACAAACACCGATATAACTATTTAATTCATCCACGGTGCCATAGGCCTCAACGCGCGGG
This genomic window contains:
- a CDS encoding cob(I)yrinic acid a,c-diamide adenosyltransferase, with protein sequence MTTPPKAKIYTRTGDKGTTRLVDGSCVEKFNPRVEAYGTVDELNSYIGVCRSTLYAYPTLLALDEILEKIQNELFNIGSLLATEKDEVFQMLPPITAEQIRVVEIKIDELTAELPELRNFILPAGHIAASHLHVARTCCRRSERRSAEIAVKDERYSMCLQYLNRLSDFLFVAARWANLKMGQSEVLWKKT